A region of Moorena producens PAL-8-15-08-1 DNA encodes the following proteins:
- a CDS encoding DUF928 domain-containing protein, with translation MYNKKLALYKPSLILTLVWVLLNFTIYPLRARSHSVALNSNSPANSLSTSDTPSAQPDLDFDGDGRPDQITTAGGRLYFLPPNATEQESFDDVGRPPKRTSGGSRGLCSDQLIAIVPGSSEIVEATGNCSNDSKSFLALTLAESPSFWFYVPKQSTPELTVEFVLLDQNQHSLLEERIRLSGTPGIVRVPLSKPLETDQVYRWQFSVVVNRRRSGNPKVEGLVKRIIPDSTLSSKLKAATSPRERIGVYASHGIWHDAMTALAELRYQKPDDLRLERDWQDFLGSVGLRAIAVKPLVDCCTAQGVGSRE, from the coding sequence ATGTATAACAAAAAGCTAGCCTTGTACAAACCTTCTTTGATCTTGACCCTGGTCTGGGTACTACTTAATTTCACCATTTACCCTCTACGAGCGCGTTCCCACTCTGTTGCTCTAAACAGTAACTCCCCCGCAAATAGTTTATCTACATCCGATACTCCATCAGCTCAACCAGATCTAGACTTTGACGGTGATGGTAGACCTGATCAGATTACAACAGCTGGAGGACGTTTATATTTCCTCCCGCCAAATGCTACAGAACAGGAAAGCTTTGATGATGTGGGCAGACCACCGAAACGGACATCAGGAGGATCACGTGGTCTGTGTTCGGATCAGCTGATTGCTATAGTCCCTGGCAGTAGCGAGATTGTCGAGGCAACTGGCAACTGTAGTAATGACTCGAAATCTTTCTTAGCACTGACCTTAGCTGAGTCTCCTAGCTTTTGGTTTTATGTTCCTAAACAGTCTACTCCTGAACTGACGGTGGAGTTTGTACTGCTAGATCAGAACCAACACTCTCTACTAGAAGAAAGGATTCGGTTATCTGGAACTCCTGGTATTGTCCGTGTTCCCTTGAGCAAACCTCTAGAAACTGACCAGGTATATCGATGGCAGTTCTCTGTTGTAGTTAATCGCCGCCGCTCTGGGAATCCCAAGGTGGAAGGATTAGTAAAACGCATCATACCAGACTCTACCCTCAGTAGTAAGCTCAAGGCTGCTACTTCACCACGGGAGCGTATTGGTGTTTATGCCAGTCACGGTATTTGGCATGATGCGATGACAGCCTTAGCTGAACTACGGTACCAGAAACCAGATGATTTGAGGTTAGAACGGGATTGGCAGGATTTCCTAGGTTCGGTGGGTTTGCGTGCGATCGCAGTCAAACCTCTAGTTGATTGTTGTACAGCACAGGGAGTAGGGAGTAGGGAGTAG
- a CDS encoding CHAT domain-containing protein, translating to MLRATLIGTQTLIFFLLNLVLPIGILPVLSYPTTVKPIPQDWSASDLVEQGRAFYTKGQFNQAASTWEQAAQAYESQGDRLHQAMVLSYLSLAYQKLQQWFDAEDAIAFSLKLLETGADLRDSPDYQQIQAQALNTLGSLELALGQPDTALEAWQLATEIYQQLKDDIGITGTLINQAQAMEALGLHRRTCKTLLQALNLDNNCDLSNQERFETVLQTFQQTPDPQIKILGLRSLGNTLRLLGYLKHSQQVLKASLKVAQPPLEKRETLLSLGDTERSWYNHYKQLYTRNNQIEQQEKVQKKVDDKFNYALNYYQESLQESSKLSASTSLDIEPKLQRLSLLIDFHNWLETLTDEDKDQNKTTRLQELKYKINDQVKELLNSEITKLPASRTAIYAQINFVESLITYDLKSNKHHDNLQRSSFILQPYEIAHTLVKALQEAQLLDDKRAESYALGTLGKLYEQTQQWYQAQEFTEKALTIAQGIQADDIAYQWQWQLGRIYKALGKTEEAITAYQATVKTLDSLRQDLLALSSDVQFSFRENVEQVYRELVDLLLKDDQTAQPIAKKAIADNRIPQNKLKQATAAIDSLQLAQIENFLGCNLSDIVELREQQIDPSAALVYPIILDDRLAVIVKLPKSEKFIHYTAALPKAKLEQTLESLRIELEKPFISKESLALSQQVYDWLIRRAEGLLEANQVKTLVFVLDGGFRNVPMATLHDGEQYLVEKGYAIALIPGLSLLEPKPLAQVELNALAFGLSDMREGFPDHEGFANLPNVKTELGEIKSQIPSQQLLNQDFTSQKWQELISSVPFPVVHLATHGEFSSDPDETFLLAWDKRINLKDLSNVIQNRSDNSLEAIELLVLSACKTADGDSRASLGLAGVAIQSGARSTMASLWFIDDDSTAKLMASFYQELADSGATVTKAEALRRAQVKLLKSRGYQAPYFWGAYVLVGNWL from the coding sequence ATGCTTCGCGCGACCCTAATTGGCACACAAACCCTAATTTTTTTTCTCCTAAATTTAGTTCTCCCCATTGGCATCCTTCCGGTCTTATCCTATCCCACAACTGTTAAGCCAATTCCTCAAGATTGGTCAGCGTCAGATTTAGTGGAACAAGGCAGAGCATTCTACACCAAAGGTCAGTTTAATCAAGCAGCAAGCACTTGGGAACAGGCAGCACAAGCCTATGAATCCCAAGGGGATAGACTACATCAGGCCATGGTGTTGAGTTATCTGTCCTTGGCTTACCAGAAACTGCAACAGTGGTTTGATGCGGAAGATGCGATCGCATTTAGCCTCAAGCTGTTAGAGACCGGAGCAGATCTCAGGGATAGCCCAGACTACCAGCAAATCCAAGCCCAAGCTCTCAACACCCTAGGTAGTTTAGAATTAGCCTTAGGACAACCAGACACTGCTCTAGAAGCCTGGCAATTGGCTACTGAGATTTATCAACAATTAAAGGATGACATTGGCATTACAGGTACCCTAATTAATCAAGCTCAAGCGATGGAAGCCTTAGGACTTCACCGTCGCACCTGTAAAACCTTATTACAAGCCTTAAACCTGGACAATAATTGCGATTTGTCCAATCAAGAAAGGTTTGAAACGGTGCTGCAAACCTTTCAACAAACCCCTGATCCCCAGATTAAAATCCTTGGCTTACGTAGCCTTGGGAATACTCTCCGTCTCCTTGGGTACTTGAAGCACTCTCAGCAAGTGCTTAAGGCAAGTTTGAAAGTAGCTCAACCTCCTTTAGAAAAACGAGAGACCTTACTGAGTTTGGGAGATACAGAACGTTCTTGGTACAACCACTATAAACAATTATACACCAGAAATAACCAGATAGAACAACAAGAAAAAGTTCAAAAAAAAGTTGATGATAAGTTTAATTATGCTCTAAACTACTATCAAGAATCTCTTCAAGAGTCAAGCAAATTATCAGCATCAACCAGCTTAGATATTGAACCGAAACTACAGCGATTAAGTCTACTCATTGACTTCCACAATTGGTTAGAGACCTTAACGGATGAAGACAAAGATCAAAACAAAACTACAAGGCTCCAAGAATTAAAATATAAAATTAATGACCAAGTCAAGGAATTACTCAACAGCGAGATTACTAAATTACCAGCTAGTCGAACCGCAATCTATGCTCAAATCAATTTTGTCGAAAGTCTGATCACCTATGATCTAAAATCAAACAAGCATCACGACAATCTTCAGCGGTCATCCTTTATCCTTCAGCCTTACGAAATTGCCCATACATTAGTCAAAGCTCTCCAAGAGGCTCAACTTTTAGACGATAAACGAGCCGAATCCTATGCCCTTGGTACCCTTGGTAAGCTATATGAACAAACTCAGCAATGGTATCAAGCTCAAGAATTTACCGAAAAAGCCCTGACCATAGCTCAAGGAATTCAAGCCGATGACATTGCCTATCAATGGCAATGGCAGTTAGGACGAATTTATAAAGCTCTGGGAAAAACTGAAGAAGCAATCACCGCTTACCAAGCAACGGTCAAAACCCTAGATTCTCTTCGCCAAGATTTACTGGCTCTGAGTTCAGATGTGCAGTTTTCCTTTCGGGAAAATGTTGAGCAAGTCTATCGAGAATTAGTCGATTTACTCTTGAAAGACGATCAAACCGCTCAACCGATCGCAAAGAAAGCGATCGCAGATAACCGGATCCCACAAAACAAGCTCAAGCAAGCTACCGCAGCAATTGACTCTCTCCAGCTAGCCCAAATTGAAAATTTTCTGGGGTGTAACCTTTCTGACATTGTGGAATTGAGGGAGCAGCAAATCGATCCGAGTGCAGCATTAGTTTATCCGATTATTCTCGATGACCGGTTAGCGGTGATCGTGAAATTACCAAAATCAGAAAAATTTATTCACTATACCGCTGCTTTACCTAAAGCTAAACTTGAGCAAACCTTAGAAAGTCTCCGTATAGAGCTAGAAAAACCTTTTATTTCTAAAGAAAGTCTAGCCTTATCCCAACAGGTTTATGACTGGTTAATTCGACGGGCGGAAGGGTTGCTCGAAGCCAATCAAGTTAAAACCTTAGTATTTGTTCTTGATGGTGGCTTTCGCAATGTTCCCATGGCTACCCTTCATGATGGTGAACAGTATCTAGTAGAAAAAGGCTATGCGATCGCACTCATTCCTGGTTTGAGTCTACTGGAGCCCAAACCCTTAGCTCAAGTAGAGTTAAATGCCTTAGCCTTTGGACTTTCAGACATGCGCGAGGGTTTTCCTGATCATGAAGGTTTCGCTAACCTACCCAATGTTAAAACAGAATTAGGGGAAATTAAATCCCAAATTCCCAGTCAACAATTGCTCAATCAAGACTTTACCAGTCAAAAATGGCAAGAGTTAATCAGTTCAGTGCCATTTCCTGTGGTGCATTTAGCTACTCACGGTGAGTTTAGTTCAGATCCAGACGAGACCTTTCTGCTGGCGTGGGATAAGCGAATCAATCTCAAGGATTTAAGCAATGTCATCCAGAACAGAAGTGACAATAGTTTAGAAGCAATTGAATTACTAGTGCTCAGTGCTTGTAAAACTGCCGATGGTGATAGTCGTGCTAGCTTAGGCTTGGCCGGAGTAGCGATTCAGTCAGGAGCCAGGAGTACTATGGCTTCCCTATGGTTCATTGATGATGACTCTACGGCTAAACTGATGGCATCTTTTTACCAAGAATTAGCTGATTCTGGCGCAACGGTTACCAAAGCTGAAGCCTTGCGCCGTGCTCAAGTTAAGCTCTTAAAAAGCCGTGGTTATCAAGCTCCATATTTCTGGGGAGCCTATGTTTTAGTGGGAAATTGGCTGTAA